The Oreochromis aureus strain Israel breed Guangdong linkage group 15, ZZ_aureus, whole genome shotgun sequence genome contains the following window.
CATTCTAACTTTTGTCAGAATCACACCTTTCATGACATTTTCCACTGAGGTTCAGAAAAAGTGTTTATGAAAAGATATGATGGGATTTTTATTACTATGCAAACTAAACTGATCTCTTTCACTGTTTATTtcattcatctcattcaaattCTGTCCTTTGCGTTGATACAGTATAAACATGAATGGTTACTTCACACTGAATTTTCCTATTTTCTCTTCCTTTCTCATTGTGGATAGTGATTGTGTATTTCTCCTGgctctcctttttctcttgGTTTTCCCCTCATGGCACATAGcggcccctccctgagcctggttctgctgaagaTTACTTCTTGTTAAAgcaacttttttcttcttcctacCTCCGCCAAGTGCTGCCTATAGTTCATCATTTGATTGCTGGAGTTTTTCTTCATATGTGTATGCTTTACTATGTGTCAGCATgttttttacattacatttctgcaaatcTAAACTGTGTTATATCCAAACTTTGttacataatatataaaaagagTTGGCAACATATAAATAGAGCTGTGTGAAACAGAATTGAGTATTGAATTGTTAACATTGTTCACCCAAAACAAGGTGTGTTCTATCTTGATTTTGTGTTTAGAGATTGCTTCTGAACTTATTTTGCGTATTGCAGTGATTATTATTTCAGCATCAGATCAGTCAGATCTATACGGTCTCTTTATAAAATTTATTGACTAAATCTAGTGAAGCATATACTGGTAAACATTTTATAATGAAATATATCTGCTTGTTGTTCCCTCTTCCACATTATTACAAAAAATATGACATGTATTCTCTGTAGAcacagggtcacctgatccagccctaactacatgctttatcaaaaggaaagttttaagcctaatcttaaaagtagagatagtgtctgtctccaaaATCAAATTGAAAGCTAGTTCTACAAAAGAGGAGCCTGAAAGATGAAGGATTTGCCACCCATTCTAATTTTAAATACTCTAAGacccacaagtaagcctgcagttaTAGAGTGAAGGGGTCTACTGGGTTATATGATTCTATGAGGTATTTAGAttgggcctgattattcaagacctgtgtttatttgaaaaaaacaaaaacaacagatcATTAAAATGCTTTATTAAACTCAGAAAGAACATCATAAccaaaaacacagtttatgtttttgttttaacaaataaaataaacaaatcatcCACAAAACATTATTGATTAATATTTTTGATACATGAGAGAATATGACTTCATGTACGAAGCATAAACCTGTGACAAAGTGAGATTAAATGGTAACTATGTGaattaatcttaaaaataaaaagataaaccTGAAAGCATCTGCATATTGATTGTATATAACTGCGTActgctaataataaaaaatacaatatacTGCAATATCACAAAGAAATTTTTCAAATGTATACTTCATTAAGATTATGTTGGTTATAACTCTTGATGTCACAGTATTACAGCTATTACTATTACTGTATTTAATCTATTCGTAAatctgaaaaatataaaataaataaaaaaaacattttggttgatgttttaaaaaaagaatggaaatgaaaatgtaatgttGGATAGTTAACTAGATAAAACTAGACAAAAAGAAATTATGAAGGTTATATAATAAATTCCAGGCATGATATTGAATATTACTAAATACTGAATGATATATATACTGAAAATTGAATTTTACTATGTAATACTACTAATACTTATAACTATAACAAATAATTATGAATGCTTAAATATGAAAAAGGTCAGTGCAAATGTTAAGATGTGAATATCAAAGCAGAAGACTGATTATCAAACGATATGTATGTATGGTATTTATGTAATGTAagataaacaggaaaaaaacactgaaagaacaggGGTCAAAATAGCAGGAATATATAActgttatgtaaaaaaaaacatagcagATATGCAGAAAATCGCTGTTAATGTagttaaacaaatgaaaactttCATTTACTAGttttttcatttgaattctGGACCATTAGATTCTTTTCATGGTGGCGTAGATGCTGCTGCTATCATTGGAAGCTGCAGAAGAGGCGTAGGAAACTCTGACTCTCCTGTTGGTCGCCACATCACCTTCCTGACGTTTACTGTGAACCTGTGAGATAAGAGTaagaaatgtaacaaataaacacacttacagaaaaaaatacatgtgcTCTGTCACCCGAGTAAAAAATACTTGTACTCGTGAAATATGAAACAGGTGTGAATTTGCACTGGTGCATAATCTCACCCTTTCTTGAGTGGTTCCTGGTACATTGCAGTTGTTTGTGCTCATTTCCTGGACAAACAAAGTTTAGTTTAAGTTTATTACTGAACATAAtggatagagaaaaaaaaaagaattcacaAAAGTTGTCataattcttaaaaaaaaaccctgattatttaatttgaaaactCACAATGTTGCCACTCGTCTGTGATTTTTTcactaaaaacagaaaaggacACATTTCAGTTCAATACTGACTGACTTGTAAAAAAATGACACTCTTTTTGTTTATAAATTGTAAATATACCATTCTTACTTTTACTTATTTTCCATATGACGATTGCCAACATTATAAAGAGTACTGCAAACCCACTGGCTACAACGATCAACATGATGTTGGACTGAACTGTAAAGTTGATAATTGAAACAATGAAACATGACATTATTATGAACCAGAGCTCTGTATGTTGACAGGATTGGAAAAACCGTACTGACCTACATTTGGGCATTCTTGAGCTGCTTGAGCAGATTTaattgtagttgttgttgtagttgatTCTGTCGTGTTTGTTGCCGTGTGTGATTTAGTTGAGGTTATTGTTGTAGTTGAATTAAATGTGGTTGTTTTCGTAGGTGATTTAATTGTGGTCACTGTTGTATTTGATGTAGTTATTGTTGTTGTCCCCAGGGATATAGCTTTGGTTCTTATTACAATCGATGTAGTTGTATTTTTTGTCGTCGGGGATTcaactgtggttgttgttgtaacTGATTTAGTAAAGGTTGTTCTCATGGGTGATTTAGTTTTGGTTGTTGTTATAGTTGTTTTACTGTTGATGACTGTTGTTGAGGGTGATGTTGTTACAACTGCTGTTGTGGGTGCTTGAGTAGTTGTTGCGCTTGATGTAGATCCTTCTGATTTGCATTTTGCTGTAGTTGTTGGCGATGCTGTTGTTCTTGTGCTTGCTGAGTCCTTTGCTAAAAGATGTCAAAAAttccagaaaaataaaatatctgatACTTAGTTTTACAACCTAGGAATATGCAGATATAATTAAACCAGACgaaactgtttttttgtgtaCTCACACATATATCTCTGCACTATAACTTTATACATATTTATAAATCCTAACTGTTCACATTTTGCTCACAAAGTACCTTGGAAAAGGACTTTCGGTCTGACGGTGGTGGTGAAACTGGATGGCGGAGTTTCTTGTGCTGAGAAAGGAAGCAGTAAAAAGGTCAGTACTGAAGTTTAGATTCAAATTTGGAAATGTTcatgcttgaaaaaaaaaaaagacattataTGCATATCGATAAACACATACTGTATCACAGGTCAAGGATCAGGGTCcaaaactgaaaatttaaacaaatattcTTCAGTCTCATTTTCTGTCTCCTGCTTTTAGgctcttaattaaaaaaaaagtctattcTTGTGAGTAATAACAACATAATTGTATCAGTGTGGTTTAGACATTTGCATAAAAGGGAAAGATCTTTGGTTGGAGATCAGAGGGAGATAGAAATGCTGTAGGGGGTTGCATCAGGAATGGAATCTGGTAttaaaatctgccaaatcaaatatgttgAGCTACCAGCTGTGGTG
Protein-coding sequences here:
- the LOC116329580 gene encoding mucin-5AC-like isoform X1, encoding MAGLKLANIYVFLILMLPLAAAGTHSYLSVRIGNEITLACQNREDFNKSCNSTTWLFGASRSFITVPLFEHGKIHSDARSKSGRLSVTENCSLVIKKVTSLDDGRYTCRQFISGKQVSDFMVFLSVFNTQETPPSSFTTTVRPKVLFQAKDSASTRTTASPTTTAKCKSEGSTSSATTTQAPTTAVVTTSPSTTVINSKTTITTTKTKSPMRTTFTKSVTTTTTVESPTTKNTTTSIVIRTKAISLGTTTITTSNTTVTTIKSPTKTTTFNSTTTITSTKSHTATNTTESTTTTTTIKSAQAAQECPNVVQSNIMLIVVASGFAVLFIMLAIVIWKISKMKKSQTSGNIEMSTNNCNVPGTTQERVHSKRQEGDVATNRRVRVSYASSAASNDSSSIYATMKRI
- the LOC116329580 gene encoding cell wall protein DAN4-like isoform X2 produces the protein MAGLKLANIYVFLILMLPLAAQETPPSSFTTTVRPKVLFQAKDSASTRTTASPTTTAKCKSEGSTSSATTTQAPTTAVVTTSPSTTVINSKTTITTTKTKSPMRTTFTKSVTTTTTVESPTTKNTTTSIVIRTKAISLGTTTITTSNTTVTTIKSPTKTTTFNSTTTITSTKSHTATNTTESTTTTTTIKSAQAAQECPNVVQSNIMLIVVASGFAVLFIMLAIVIWKISKMKKSQTSGNIEMSTNNCNVPGTTQERVHSKRQEGDVATNRRVRVSYASSAASNDSSSIYATMKRI
- the LOC116329580 gene encoding uncharacterized protein LOC116329580 isoform X3 encodes the protein MPKFQSNIMLIVVASGFAVLFIMLAIVIWKISKMKKSQTSGNIEMSTNNCNVPGTTQERVHSKRQEGDVATNRRVRVSYASSAASNDSSSIYATMKRI